A genomic segment from Spinacia oleracea cultivar Varoflay chromosome 3, BTI_SOV_V1, whole genome shotgun sequence encodes:
- the LOC110791807 gene encoding probable magnesium transporter NIPA8, which yields MGEWVIGAFINLFGSIAINFGTNLLKLGHTERERFVLENKETNGKIVLKPISHFQTWRVGILFFAFGNCLNFFSFGYAAQSLLAALGSVQFVSNIAFAYFVLNKKVSVKVLVATTFIVLGNVFLVAFGNHQSPVYTPEELAEKYSNITFLLYCLTLIFIVAFNHYVYRRGEILATSGHEFKSYWQMLLPFSYAVVSGAVGSCSVLFAKSLSNLLRLAMSSNYHLHTWFTYSMLLLFLSTAGFWMARLNDGLAFFDAIVIVPMFQIAWTFFSICTGFVYFQEYQVFNTLRTTMFILGMMSVFVGITLLAPDETKGGEAKESSLDAITSSSVANDEEKLLVTSHEDTQSKEVKPLLQTMLTKAVDIMLKVKTNCLLALGMGENSMNASSVLAMPMLSSKITGFRGSTVDRAKFFPMRGTGWDKIPLDEDKLLETS from the exons ATGGGGGAGTGGGTTATTGGAgccttcattaatctttttggAAGCATTGCTATAAACTTTGGGACTAACCTTCTCAAGTTAGGTCATACCGAG AGAGAAAGATTTGTGCTCGAGAATAAAGAGACTAATGGAAAGATTGTATTGAAGCCCATCTCTCATTTTCAGACTTGGAGAGTAG GCATTCTATTTTTTGCTTTTGGAAACTGCCTAAACTTTTTTTCGTTTGGATATGCTGCTCAG TCACTTCTTGCAGCTCTGGGATCTGTTCAGTTTGTGTCAAACATTGCGTTTGCGTACTTCGTTTTGAACAAAAAGGTTTCAGTAAA GGTACTGGTAGCCACAACTTTTATTGTTCTTGGAAATGTTTTCCTTGTTGCCTTTGGCAATCACCAGTCACCTG tgTATACACCAGAGGAGTTGGCAGAGAAGTACAGCAACATTACGTTCCTGTTGTACTGCTTGACTTTGATATTTATTGTTGCCTTCAACCACTATGTTTACAG GAGAGGGGAAATCCTTGCAACTTCTGGGCATGAATTCAAGTCCTATTGGCAAATGCTGCTTCCTTTTTCCTATGCAGTTGTTTCAGGCGCAGTGGGATCATGTTCTGTGTTGTTCGCTAAATCTCT CTCTAATCTTCTGAGATTGGCCATGTCCAGTAATTATCACTTACATACTTGGTTCACATACTCCATGCTTCTGCTGTTTCTTAGCACAGCCGGTTTCTGG ATGGCTAGGTTGAATGACGGGCTGGCATTTTTTGATGCAATAGTCATAGTTCCCAtgtttcagattgcatggactTTTTTCTCTATCTGTACAGGATTTGTGTACTTTCAAGAATATCAG GTCTTCAATACACTACGGACAACAATGTTTATTCTGGGTATGATGTCTGTTTTCGTAGGCATCACTTTGCTTGCTCCAGATGAGACTAAAG GTGGTGAAGCCAAAGAGAGTTCCTTGGATGCTATCACATCCTCAAGTGTTGCAAATGATGAGGAAAA GTTATTGGTGACATCACATGAAGATACACAAAGCAAAGAGGTGAAGCCACTTTTACAAACTATGTTAACAAAGGCTGTAGATATCATGCTTAAAGTAAAG ACTAATTGCTTATTAGCGTTAGGAATGGGAGAGAATTCGATGAATGCATCCTCAGTTTTGGCGATGCCTATGTTATCATCGAAGATAACAGGATTTAGAGGCAGTACTGTTGACCGGGCCAAGTTTTTCCCGATGAGAGGCACTGGTTGGGATAAGATCCCGTTGGACGAGGACAAACTGTTGGAGACTAGTTAA